In Pengzhenrongella sicca, a single genomic region encodes these proteins:
- a CDS encoding DNA gyrase/topoisomerase IV subunit B produces MSTVSTQSNYTARHLSVLEGLEAVRKRPGMYIGSTDSRGLMHCMWEIIDNAVDEALAGYCDRIDVVLHADSSVEVVDNGRGIPVDIEPKTGLTGVEVVFTKLHAGGKFGGGSYGASGGLHGVGASVVNALSSRLDADVERGGKVHRMTFHRGVPGVFTDPPAGPSPDSPFAEFISGSELTVVGRTPKARSGTRVRYWADRQVFPANAVFSYDELVTRVRQTTFLVPGLAISVRDERLLAGTPGEAGVHTETFQHSGGTVDFVDFLAPDAPVTGTWHLEGTGSFQETVPVLDAQGHLTPKAVTRECEVDIAMRWGTGYETEVRTFVNVIATPKGGSHLAGFEAGLLRTLRKAVETNARRLKITARGDAERIEKDDVLAGLTAVVTVRLSEPQFEGQTKEVLGTAPVRAIVAKVVDTELAAMLNSTKRDQKTQATLLLDKLVAEMRARLSARKQKEISRRKNALETSSLPAKLADCRSDDVGRSELFIVEGDSALGTAKLARSSDFQALLPIRGKILNVQKASITDMLKNAECAAIIQVLGAGSGRSFELEAARYGKIVLMTDADVDGAHIRTLLLTLFFRYMRPMVLAGRVYAAVPPLHRIEVIGAGSRKNEYVYTYTEAELAATLKKLVRAGKRYKEDIQRYKGLGEMDADQLAETTMDPRHRTLRRVTMTDAHAAESVFELLMGSDVAPRKDFIVAGAADMDRSRIDA; encoded by the coding sequence GTGTCGACCGTTTCCACGCAGTCCAACTACACCGCACGGCACCTGTCTGTGCTCGAGGGCCTCGAGGCGGTGCGCAAGCGGCCCGGCATGTACATCGGGTCGACCGACTCGCGCGGCCTGATGCACTGCATGTGGGAGATCATCGACAACGCCGTCGACGAGGCCCTCGCCGGCTACTGCGACCGCATCGACGTCGTGCTGCACGCCGACTCCTCCGTCGAGGTGGTCGACAACGGCCGCGGCATCCCGGTCGACATCGAGCCGAAGACCGGCCTGACCGGCGTCGAGGTCGTCTTCACGAAGCTGCACGCGGGCGGCAAGTTCGGCGGCGGGTCCTACGGCGCGTCCGGCGGGCTGCACGGGGTCGGCGCGAGCGTCGTCAACGCGTTGTCCTCCCGCCTGGACGCCGACGTCGAGCGCGGCGGCAAGGTGCACCGGATGACGTTCCACCGCGGCGTCCCCGGCGTGTTCACGGACCCGCCGGCCGGTCCGTCGCCGGACTCGCCGTTCGCGGAGTTCATCTCCGGCTCCGAGCTCACGGTGGTCGGCCGGACGCCCAAGGCGCGCAGCGGCACCCGCGTGCGCTACTGGGCCGATCGCCAGGTCTTCCCGGCGAACGCGGTCTTCTCCTACGACGAGCTCGTCACGCGCGTGCGGCAGACGACGTTCCTCGTGCCGGGCCTGGCGATCTCGGTGCGCGACGAGCGCCTGCTCGCGGGGACCCCGGGCGAGGCCGGCGTGCACACCGAGACGTTCCAGCACTCGGGCGGCACGGTCGACTTCGTCGACTTCCTGGCCCCCGACGCGCCCGTGACCGGGACGTGGCACCTCGAGGGCACCGGCTCCTTCCAGGAGACCGTGCCGGTCCTCGACGCCCAGGGCCACCTCACCCCGAAGGCCGTCACGCGCGAGTGCGAGGTCGACATCGCGATGCGGTGGGGCACCGGGTACGAGACCGAGGTCCGGACGTTCGTGAACGTCATCGCGACCCCCAAGGGCGGCTCGCACCTCGCCGGGTTCGAGGCCGGCCTGCTGCGCACGCTGCGCAAGGCCGTCGAGACGAACGCGCGCCGGCTGAAGATCACCGCCCGCGGCGACGCGGAGCGCATCGAGAAGGACGACGTGCTGGCAGGCCTGACGGCGGTCGTCACCGTGCGCCTGTCGGAGCCGCAGTTCGAGGGCCAGACCAAGGAGGTCCTCGGCACGGCGCCGGTACGCGCCATCGTCGCGAAGGTCGTCGACACCGAGCTCGCCGCGATGCTCAACTCGACCAAGCGGGACCAGAAGACGCAGGCGACGCTGCTGCTGGACAAGCTCGTCGCCGAGATGCGAGCGCGGCTCAGCGCGCGCAAGCAGAAGGAGATCTCGCGGCGCAAGAACGCGCTCGAGACGTCGTCCCTGCCCGCGAAGCTCGCCGACTGCCGCAGCGACGACGTCGGCCGCAGCGAGCTGTTCATCGTCGAGGGGGACAGCGCGCTCGGTACCGCCAAGCTCGCGCGCAGCTCGGACTTCCAGGCGCTGCTGCCGATCCGCGGGAAGATCCTCAACGTCCAGAAGGCGTCCATCACGGACATGCTCAAAAACGCCGAGTGCGCGGCGATCATCCAGGTGCTCGGCGCGGGCTCGGGCCGCTCGTTCGAGCTCGAGGCGGCGCGCTACGGCAAGATCGTGTTGATGACCGACGCCGACGTCGACGGCGCGCACATCCGCACCCTGCTGCTGACGCTCTTCTTCCGGTACATGCGCCCGATGGTCCTCGCCGGGCGCGTGTACGCCGCGGTCCCGCCGCTGCACCGCATCGAGGTGATCGGCGCGGGCTCACGCAAGAACGAGTACGTGTACACCTACACCGAGGCCGAGCTCGCGGCGACGCTGAAGAAGCTCGTGCGTGCGGGCAAGCGCTACAAGGAAGACATCCAGCGCTACAAGGGGCTGGGGGAGATGGACGCCGACCAGCTCGCCGAGACGACCATGGACCCGCGCCACCGCACGCTGCGCCGAGTCACCATGACGGACGCGCACGCGGCCGAATCCGTGTTCGAGCTGCTCATGGGCTCCGACGTCGCGCCGCGCAAGGACTTCATCGTCGCGGGCGCGGCGGACATGGATCGCAGCCGCATCGACGCCTAG
- a CDS encoding DUF7455 domain-containing protein, producing MTEPLTVADRCDRCNAQAYVRVFMPSGELLFCAHHAREHAPKYSALATHVQDESARLLQEHGAGVGSAS from the coding sequence ATGACTGAACCGCTGACCGTGGCCGATCGTTGCGACCGCTGCAACGCCCAGGCCTACGTGCGTGTCTTCATGCCGAGCGGCGAGCTGCTGTTCTGCGCGCACCACGCGCGCGAGCACGCGCCGAAATACTCGGCTCTTGCCACCCACGTCCAAGACGAGAGCGCCCGCCTCCTTCAGGAGCACGGCGCAGGGGTCGGCAGCGCGAGCTGA
- a CDS encoding RNA polymerase sigma factor has product MSSLSTNPSLPREFEHPALQELVVRGRTHGSVDAESFRSACESAEVNDARRLKAVYRGLAAAGIAVSDPIVVSAKVAAATTTARKSASASVGSSDAAAPKKPAVAKKATAKRAAAKKPVTTTTVAAAAASDTGAATAVAPASTRKPAAKKAVSARAAKAAANKEAAEQARLGEAEPEASDAPADDANVTVVKAGEESEDAGYTYSDADDDDAPAQQVVTAGATADPVKDYLKQIGKVALLNAEQEVDLAKRIEAGLFAEERLAAGLKMEPKIRREFEWIAADGRRAKNHLLEANLRLVVSLAKRYTGRGMLFLDLIQEGNLGLIRAVEKFDYTKGYKFSTYATWWIRQAITRAMADQARTIRIPVHMVEVINKLARVQRQMLQDLGREPTPEELAKELDMTPEKVVEVQKYGREPISLHTPLGEDGDSEFGDLIEDSEAVVPADAVSFTLLQEQLHQVLDTLSEREAGVVSMRFGLTDGQPKTLDEIGKVYGVTRERIRQIESKTMSKLRHPSRSQVLRDYLD; this is encoded by the coding sequence GTGTCGTCCCTCTCCACAAATCCTTCACTTCCGCGCGAGTTCGAGCACCCTGCTTTGCAGGAGCTCGTCGTGCGCGGCCGCACCCACGGTTCCGTGGATGCCGAGTCATTCCGTTCCGCATGCGAGTCCGCCGAGGTCAATGACGCGAGGCGCCTCAAGGCCGTCTATCGCGGTCTCGCCGCAGCGGGCATCGCCGTGTCCGACCCGATCGTGGTCTCGGCGAAGGTCGCCGCCGCAACGACCACTGCCCGCAAGTCCGCGAGCGCGTCCGTCGGCAGTTCCGACGCCGCCGCACCCAAGAAGCCGGCGGTCGCCAAGAAGGCCACCGCGAAGAGGGCCGCCGCGAAGAAGCCGGTGACGACCACGACGGTGGCCGCAGCGGCCGCGTCCGACACCGGCGCCGCGACGGCCGTTGCACCCGCGAGCACCCGCAAGCCGGCTGCCAAGAAGGCCGTGTCGGCTCGCGCCGCGAAGGCCGCCGCGAACAAGGAGGCGGCCGAGCAGGCCCGGCTCGGCGAGGCCGAGCCCGAGGCGAGCGACGCCCCCGCCGACGACGCCAACGTGACCGTCGTGAAGGCGGGCGAGGAGTCCGAGGACGCCGGGTACACCTACTCGGACGCCGACGACGACGACGCGCCGGCCCAGCAGGTCGTCACCGCCGGCGCCACCGCCGACCCGGTCAAGGACTACCTCAAGCAGATCGGCAAGGTCGCGCTGCTGAACGCCGAGCAGGAGGTCGACCTCGCCAAGCGCATCGAGGCCGGGCTGTTCGCGGAGGAGCGGCTCGCCGCGGGGCTGAAGATGGAGCCGAAGATCCGCCGCGAGTTCGAGTGGATCGCGGCCGACGGACGCCGCGCGAAGAACCACCTGCTCGAGGCGAACCTGCGGCTCGTCGTCTCGCTCGCCAAGCGGTACACCGGGCGCGGCATGCTCTTCCTGGACCTGATCCAGGAGGGCAACCTCGGGCTCATCCGGGCAGTCGAGAAGTTCGACTACACCAAGGGCTACAAGTTCTCGACGTACGCGACGTGGTGGATCCGCCAGGCGATCACCCGTGCGATGGCCGACCAGGCGCGCACCATTCGCATCCCGGTGCACATGGTCGAGGTCATCAACAAGCTGGCCCGCGTGCAGCGCCAGATGCTCCAGGACCTGGGCCGCGAGCCCACCCCGGAGGAGCTCGCCAAGGAGCTCGACATGACGCCGGAGAAGGTCGTCGAGGTCCAGAAGTACGGCCGCGAGCCCATCTCCTTGCACACCCCGCTCGGGGAGGACGGCGACAGCGAGTTCGGCGACCTCATCGAGGACTCCGAGGCCGTCGTGCCGGCCGACGCCGTGAGCTTCACGTTGCTCCAGGAGCAGCTGCACCAGGTGCTCGACACGTTGTCCGAGCGCGAGGCGGGCGTGGTGTCGATGCGGTTCGGGCTGACCGACGGCCAGCCGAAGACGCTCGACGAGATCGGCAAGGTCTACGGCGTGACGCGCGAGCGCATCCGGCAGATCGAGTCCAAGACGATGTCGAAGCTGCGCCACCCGAGCCGGTCTCAGGTGCTGCGGGACTACCTCGACTGA
- a CDS encoding universal stress protein, with amino-acid sequence MSIVVGYLATPEGRAALEAAATEAEVRSTRVVVVTSSQGIERGEFGPVDEVTALNAVRQLLDERGIAHEIRLVARSRDVADDLIAAAEETDGSLIVIGLRRRSPVGKLILGANAQRILLDSPCPVLSVKPTRE; translated from the coding sequence ATGAGCATCGTCGTGGGCTATCTCGCAACGCCCGAGGGTCGGGCGGCGCTCGAGGCAGCCGCGACCGAAGCCGAGGTTCGCTCCACGCGGGTCGTCGTCGTCACCAGCAGCCAAGGGATCGAGCGGGGCGAATTTGGCCCCGTCGACGAGGTCACGGCGCTCAACGCGGTGCGCCAGCTGCTCGACGAGCGCGGCATCGCGCACGAGATCCGGCTCGTCGCTCGCAGTCGGGACGTGGCCGACGACCTCATCGCCGCGGCCGAGGAGACGGACGGCTCGCTCATCGTCATCGGGCTGCGCCGGCGCAGCCCCGTCGGCAAGCTCATCCTCGGCGCGAACGCCCAGCGGATCCTGCTGGACTCACCGTGCCCGGTCCTTTCGGTCAAGCCCACGCGGGAATGA
- a CDS encoding DUF4192 domain-containing protein, with amino-acid sequence MAPPTIRVREPRELLALLPYELGFRPQESAVAVSLRAPRRRVGLVARVDLADLGDLDAGPQLARGLVSHLVADGARDAVLVLYTAEDPRHRFGRGRPSVVVGTGPGETAPGPTVPGPTLAGVARAAHARVGAGLFCVAAEPFLGEVAVWVVTASGYLALDCDDDGCCPPGGRPLRDLESTQVGAHMVLAGASVQDSRDDLAQIRPAPAARRRNAVRVADRARSRRARAAAAGPEQLHQWRADGLASWRAALDAGRDCAVDPYRDSYRDFARDPDGGRDGSRDGSRDRDGATSAAIVGRIEAALSDVQVRDAILLTLVPGAGDLAERSLREDDAEDGSGGRGGRTARVSRATTEALGRIADPATGVPPDEELLRAAASVLERVVAHAHGPRRAPALALLALLAWWQTDSARAGVLVERALTDDPGHRLAHLVLDALSVGLPPGWVRRTP; translated from the coding sequence ATGGCACCTCCCACGATCCGGGTCCGCGAGCCCCGTGAACTGCTCGCCCTGCTGCCCTACGAGCTCGGGTTCCGCCCGCAGGAGAGCGCGGTCGCCGTCTCCCTGCGTGCCCCGCGCAGACGCGTCGGCCTGGTGGCGCGCGTCGACCTCGCCGATCTCGGCGACCTGGACGCCGGCCCGCAGCTTGCCCGCGGCCTCGTCTCCCACCTCGTCGCCGACGGCGCGCGGGACGCAGTGCTCGTCCTGTACACGGCCGAGGACCCGCGGCACCGGTTCGGCCGGGGCCGGCCGAGCGTCGTCGTCGGCACCGGGCCGGGCGAGACCGCGCCGGGCCCGACGGTGCCGGGCCCGACGCTGGCCGGCGTCGCGCGCGCCGCGCACGCACGGGTGGGAGCGGGCCTGTTCTGCGTGGCCGCCGAGCCGTTCCTCGGAGAGGTCGCCGTCTGGGTCGTGACCGCCTCGGGCTACCTCGCGCTCGATTGCGACGACGACGGGTGCTGCCCCCCGGGCGGTCGGCCCCTGCGCGACCTTGAGAGCACCCAGGTCGGCGCCCACATGGTGCTGGCCGGGGCCTCGGTACAGGACTCGCGCGACGACCTCGCGCAGATCCGGCCGGCGCCGGCGGCGCGCCGTCGCAACGCGGTTCGGGTCGCGGACCGGGCGCGATCCCGCCGCGCCCGCGCGGCGGCGGCCGGGCCGGAGCAGCTCCACCAGTGGCGGGCCGACGGGCTCGCCTCCTGGCGCGCGGCCCTCGACGCCGGCCGCGACTGCGCGGTCGACCCCTACCGCGACTCCTACCGCGACTTCGCCCGCGACCCCGACGGCGGCCGCGACGGCAGCCGCGACGGCAGCCGCGACCGCGACGGCGCGACGTCGGCCGCGATCGTCGGCCGGATCGAGGCGGCGCTGAGCGACGTCCAGGTCCGGGACGCGATCCTGCTCACCCTCGTGCCCGGCGCGGGTGACCTGGCGGAGCGGAGCCTGCGGGAGGACGACGCCGAGGACGGCTCCGGCGGACGGGGCGGGCGGACGGCACGAGTCTCGCGCGCGACGACCGAGGCGCTCGGCCGCATCGCCGACCCGGCGACCGGGGTCCCGCCCGACGAGGAGCTGCTGCGGGCGGCGGCGAGCGTCCTCGAGCGGGTCGTCGCGCACGCGCACGGCCCGCGGCGCGCGCCGGCGCTCGCGCTGCTCGCCCTCCTCGCGTGGTGGCAGACCGACAGCGCCCGCGCGGGCGTGCTGGTCGAGCGCGCCCTCACGGACGACCCGGGCCATCGCCTCGCCCACCTCGTGCTCGACGCGCTGTCGGTGGGTCTGCCGCCGGGGTGGGTCCGGCGCACGCCGTGA
- a CDS encoding polyprenyl synthetase family protein — translation MTDSRTAPVDVEDVRLRVDLLLAEHVAAQRRVLAGIGADTAALSDAVEQILSGGKRLRAAFCYWSWRAHGGQRDSPAAAAVLRVGAALELFQAAALLHDDVMDDSDTRRGHPAAHRTFADLHARSGWTGEPRRFGDAAAILLGDLALVASDAEFHDALVGVPVDAARVARGVFDLMRTEVTVGQYLDVLAQALPWGVDPAADEARAREVIRAKSARYSVEHPIVLGAALAGAGDAARAACSEFGLPLGEAFQLRDDLLGVFGDPSTTGKPAGDDLREGKRTVLVARAMASGNDAQRAVLRAQLGVRDLSADDVAITARAIASSGAPQQVEGLIAELSASAFSALAVSGLAEPGAGMLVALGEAAIDRRA, via the coding sequence GTGACTGACTCGCGCACGGCTCCCGTCGACGTCGAGGACGTCAGGCTCCGCGTCGACCTGCTGCTCGCGGAGCACGTCGCGGCCCAGCGCCGCGTCCTGGCCGGCATCGGGGCGGACACCGCCGCGCTCTCCGACGCGGTCGAGCAGATCCTGTCCGGCGGCAAACGCCTGCGCGCCGCGTTCTGCTACTGGTCCTGGCGCGCGCACGGCGGGCAGCGGGACTCCCCCGCTGCGGCCGCCGTGCTGCGGGTCGGGGCGGCGCTCGAGCTGTTCCAGGCGGCGGCGCTCCTGCACGACGACGTCATGGACGACTCCGACACCCGGCGCGGCCACCCCGCCGCCCACCGCACATTCGCCGATCTGCATGCGCGGTCCGGGTGGACCGGCGAGCCGCGCCGGTTCGGCGACGCCGCGGCGATCCTGCTCGGCGACCTGGCGCTCGTCGCGAGCGACGCGGAGTTCCACGACGCCCTCGTCGGGGTTCCGGTCGACGCCGCACGCGTCGCCCGCGGCGTCTTCGACCTGATGCGCACCGAGGTGACGGTCGGGCAGTACCTGGACGTGCTCGCGCAGGCGCTGCCCTGGGGCGTCGACCCGGCCGCCGACGAGGCCCGGGCCCGCGAGGTGATCCGGGCGAAGTCCGCGCGCTACAGCGTCGAGCACCCGATCGTGCTCGGGGCGGCCCTGGCGGGCGCCGGCGACGCGGCCCGGGCCGCGTGCTCCGAGTTCGGCCTCCCGCTCGGCGAGGCGTTCCAGCTGCGCGACGACCTGCTGGGGGTCTTCGGGGACCCGAGCACGACGGGCAAGCCCGCCGGCGACGACCTTCGCGAAGGCAAGCGCACCGTGCTCGTGGCGCGCGCCATGGCGAGCGGCAACGACGCCCAGCGCGCCGTCCTGCGCGCGCAGCTCGGCGTCCGCGACCTGTCCGCCGACGACGTCGCGATCACCGCGCGGGCGATCGCGAGCTCGGGCGCGCCGCAGCAGGTGGAGGGGCTCATCGCCGAGCTGTCCGCGTCGGCGTTCAGCGCGCTGGCCGTCTCGGGGCTCGCCGAGCCCGGCGCCGGCATGCTGGTCGCCCTCGGCGAGGCCGCGATCGACCGTCGGGCCTGA
- a CDS encoding Rv2175c family DNA-binding protein yields MTDTSALDSLVDEWLTVPDVAYRLGLDAGKVRRLVQEGRIVGVRRGNPRVVSIPGAFLVPEYLENPANSTRNRPENAAGDGEPAAKWAVLASLMGTFTLLRDAGFDDAEAIGWLFSPDETLQMTPIEALRTGHKTAVRRIAQTLL; encoded by the coding sequence GTGACGGACACCTCAGCACTTGATTCCCTGGTCGACGAGTGGCTCACCGTGCCCGACGTCGCCTACCGGCTCGGCCTCGACGCGGGCAAGGTGCGACGCCTGGTCCAGGAGGGCCGAATTGTCGGCGTGCGCCGCGGAAATCCCCGCGTGGTGTCGATTCCCGGGGCGTTCCTCGTGCCGGAATACCTGGAGAATCCCGCGAACTCGACGCGCAACCGGCCCGAGAACGCGGCCGGCGACGGCGAGCCGGCGGCCAAGTGGGCCGTGCTCGCGTCACTCATGGGCACGTTCACCCTGCTGCGCGATGCGGGGTTCGACGACGCCGAGGCCATCGGGTGGCTGTTCAGCCCCGACGAGACGCTGCAGATGACCCCGATCGAGGCGCTGCGCACCGGGCACAAGACCGCGGTGCGTCGCATCGCCCAGACCCTGCTCTAG
- a CDS encoding lytic transglycosylase encodes MTQHATAVPIAYGRLDDAQPASAATSAGSRIRRRVVTGTGATLVLAVASVGAAGAAQADEQYTVRSGDTVSHIAARSGTSVAAIARANSLGNVAKIRIGQQLTIPTGSAAAAAPAAAAAPASATHTVVSGETVSAIAARAGTSVAAIVAANGLDSRAFIRVGQQLTIPGSGATAAAAAPAATATAASTGATHTVTSGETVSGIAASFGTSVAAIVAANGLDSRAFIRVGQTLRIGGSAPAATATSAPVAAAASATTHTVTSGETVSAIAKRYGTTVAAIVSANGLDARAFVRIGQQLKVSGAAAAPATTALVGNTFGGRTYPEAVVASANANKATLLSLGVPSKAQMQAMVVATARELGVDPALAQAIAFQESGFNQSAVSPANAIGTMQVIPSSGEWASDLVGRHLNLLDPQDNVTAGVALLRQLQRTSADLPTAIASYYQGASSVRRNGMFADTRVYVANIQTHMARYR; translated from the coding sequence ATGACGCAGCACGCCACCGCAGTGCCGATCGCCTATGGGCGGCTCGATGACGCGCAGCCCGCGAGCGCCGCGACCTCGGCCGGCAGCCGCATCCGCCGCCGGGTCGTCACCGGAACCGGAGCCACGCTCGTGCTCGCGGTCGCGTCGGTCGGCGCCGCCGGCGCCGCGCAGGCCGACGAGCAGTACACCGTGCGCAGCGGCGACACCGTGAGCCACATCGCGGCCCGCTCCGGGACCTCGGTGGCGGCGATCGCCCGCGCGAACAGCCTCGGCAACGTCGCCAAGATCCGCATCGGCCAGCAGCTGACGATCCCGACCGGCTCCGCCGCGGCCGCCGCGCCCGCCGCCGCGGCCGCCCCCGCCAGCGCGACGCACACGGTCGTCTCCGGCGAGACGGTCTCCGCGATCGCCGCCCGCGCGGGTACCTCCGTCGCCGCGATCGTCGCGGCGAACGGGCTCGACTCCCGCGCGTTCATCCGGGTCGGCCAGCAGCTGACCATCCCGGGTTCGGGCGCGACCGCGGCAGCCGCCGCCCCCGCCGCGACCGCGACCGCGGCCTCGACCGGCGCGACCCATACCGTGACGTCGGGCGAGACCGTCTCCGGCATCGCGGCGTCGTTCGGCACGTCCGTGGCCGCGATCGTCGCGGCCAACGGGCTCGACTCCCGCGCATTCATCCGGGTGGGCCAGACCCTGCGCATCGGCGGCTCCGCACCCGCCGCCACCGCGACCTCCGCCCCGGTCGCCGCGGCGGCCTCGGCCACGACGCACACCGTTACCTCAGGCGAGACCGTCTCGGCGATCGCCAAGCGGTACGGCACGACGGTCGCGGCAATCGTCTCGGCCAACGGCCTCGACGCCCGGGCGTTCGTCCGGATCGGGCAGCAGCTCAAGGTCTCGGGCGCGGCCGCCGCACCCGCCACCACCGCCCTCGTCGGGAACACCTTCGGGGGGCGGACCTACCCCGAGGCTGTCGTCGCGTCGGCGAACGCCAACAAGGCCACGCTCCTGAGCCTGGGCGTCCCGTCCAAGGCGCAGATGCAGGCCATGGTCGTCGCGACGGCGCGCGAACTCGGCGTCGACCCGGCGCTCGCCCAGGCAATCGCGTTCCAGGAGTCCGGCTTCAACCAGTCGGCCGTCTCCCCCGCGAACGCCATCGGCACGATGCAGGTCATCCCGAGCTCGGGCGAGTGGGCCTCCGACCTCGTCGGCCGGCACCTGAACCTGCTCGACCCGCAGGACAACGTCACGGCCGGCGTCGCCCTGCTGCGCCAGCTCCAGCGCACTAGCGCCGACCTGCCGACGGCGATCGCCAGCTACTACCAGGGCGCCTCGTCGGTCCGGCGCAACGGCATGTTCGCGGACACGCGGGTGTACGTCGCCAACATTCAGACCCACATGGCGCGCTACCGCTGA